A window from Neodiprion fabricii isolate iyNeoFabr1 chromosome 2, iyNeoFabr1.1, whole genome shotgun sequence encodes these proteins:
- the LOC124176151 gene encoding vacuolar protein sorting-associated protein 52 homolog, which yields MSSEVDAFDDSETQMAHEDLEDDVVQEVLTMGTDLRQYSRQIEKELKEVENKSIQDYIKESQNIASLHNQIDACDNILEKMESMLLSFKTDLGSISSEILYLQRKSVAMSQQLSNRQVIRGPLSQFIEDMTVSEALIMGIMDCPVTEKEFLTQLQTLNHKINFVKEQSFKEAKSCQDVKEILEKLKIKAMSKIRTYLLEQIYKFRKPMTNYQVPQNNMLKYKFFFEFVLANERNVAEEICGEYVDTMSKIYYSYFKSYSSRLTKLQFEEAATKDDLMGVEDTAGRGIFHKTPLKHRGTVFSIGTRGDVLNSQLEAPIIVPHTASKTRYHYEALFRSEQYALVDNACREYLFLSEFFKVRGTQAMDIFDQVMGKTLHLLLKNLQSFVDDCYDTIALFLCLHLVMRYQLTCHKRAVPALDKYWDNLTSVIWPRFEYAFQLNIQSIKDCDPWKLNKDIGPHYITRRYAEFSAAMVGVGEGFPCEGAAQLLAELREAVQCFLLRMAAVFVQRTQQLVFLINNYDLVLGVLMERTRDNSKEAESFREKLNARSSEYVEEVLSPHFGGIIQLVKETEALSDKGQAEYFKQHEGTALALVEAFTQCWKNELSSINSEVLRSFPSLVLGGALLQRTLTQFVQYYHRLHKILPANARARLTNIHHIMVEIKKYRTNY from the exons ATGTCGTCGGAAGTCGACGCTTTTGACGACAGCGAGACGCAAATGGCTCACGAGGATCTGGAGGATGACGTGGTCCAGGAGGTCCTGACGATGGGGACAGACCTGCGGCAATATTCCCGACAGATAGAAAAAGAACTCAAAGAAGTCGAGAATAAATCTATTCAAGACTACATAAAAGAAAGTCAGAACATAGCCAGCTTGCATAACCAAATTGATGCCTGTGACAATATTTTAGAG aaAATGGAATCCATGCTATTGAGCTTCAAAACCGACCTCGGCAGCATAAGTTCGGAAATTTTATACCTGCAACGAAAATCTGTAGCCATGAGCCAGCAACTTTCCAACCGCCAGGTCATTCGAGGACCACTGAGTCAATTCATCGAGGACATGACTGTTTCAGAAGCTCTCATAAT GGGAATCATGGACTGCCCGGTTACTGAGAAGGAATTTTTAACACAGCTGCAGACCTTGAATCACAAAATAAACTTTGTCAAAGAGCAAAGCTTCAAGGAAGCTAAATCTTGCCAAGACGTCAAAGAGATActcgagaaattgaaaataaaagcaatGTCCAAGATCAGAACTTATCTGTTGGaacaaatatacaaatttagGAAACCAATGACCAACTATCAGGTTCCGCAAAATAACATGCTCAAGTATAAATTCTTCTTCGAATTTGTTTTGGCCAATGAAAGAAATGTTGCTGAAGAAATATGTGGGGAATATGTCGATACGATGAGCAAAATTTATTACTCTTACTTCAAGTCATACTCTTCGCGACTCACAAAACTGCAG TTCGAAGAAGCTGCCACCAAAGATGATCTGATGGGCGTTGAAGATACAGCTGGCAGAGGGATCTTCCACAAAACTCCCCTCAAACATCGAGGCACTGTTTTTTCAATTGGCACCCGAGGAGATGTTCTCAATTCTCAATTAGAAGCTCCAATAATTGTGCCGCATACTGCGTCTAAGACTAGA TATCACTACGAAGCTTTGTTTAGAAGTGAACAATATGCGCTGGTGGATAACGCTTGCAGAGAGTATCTATTTCTGTCGGAATTTTTCAAGGTTCGCGGAACTCAGGCGATGGATATTTTCGATCAA gTGATGGGCAAGACCTTGCACCTGTTACTCAAGAACTTGCAGTCCTTTGTAGATGACTGTTATGACACTATAGCTCTCTTTCTTTGCTTGCATTTGGTAATGCGGTACCAATTGACTTGCCATAAACGAGCTGTCCCTGCACTAGACAAGTATTGGGATAATCTCACCTCAGTTATTTGGCCAAG GTTCGAGTACGCCTTTCAGTTGAATATTCAAAGTATCAAAGACTGTGATCCCTGGAAATTGAATAAGGACATAGGACCTCATTAC ATTACCAGACGTTACGCTGAATTCAGTGCCGCGATGGTCGGAGTCGGAGAAGGATTTCCATGTGAAGGAGCTGCACAGTTGTTGGCTGAATTAAGAGAAGCAGTACAATGCTTTTTACTTAGAATGGCCGCAGTCTTTGTGCAGAGAACACAGCAATTAGTGTTTCTAATCAACAACTACGACTTGGTCCTGGGAGTTCTTATG GAAAGAACCAGAGATAATTCAAAAGAAGCTGAGAGCTtccgtgaaaaattgaacgccCGTTCCTCTGAGTATGTTGAGGAAGTGTTGAGCCCTCATTTTGGCGGAATTATACAGCTTGTTAAAGAAACCGAAGCTTTATCTGATAAGGGTCAAGCGGAATATTTTAAGCAGCACGAAGGAACGGCACTGGCTTTAGTCGAGGCTTTTACTCAGTGTTGGAAAAACGAGTTGTCATCAATAAATAGCGAAGTTTTGAGATCGTTTCCAAGCTTAGTTTTAGGAGGCGCATTGCTTCAAAGAACTTTAACTCAGTTTGTTCAGTATTATCACCgtttgcataaaattttaccCGCAAATGCTAGAGCTCGATTGACAAACATCCATCATATTATGGtagagattaaaaaatatagaacgaattattaa
- the LOC124176148 gene encoding nuclear pore complex protein Nup93-like isoform X1, whose translation MAVQSVEVRAGPCRRNFKFVNGVYGTTLTSVRRVNLLLKFFRMGDSDFNELLRSAEQLSAAVEGNGELPQVERNLRQILEASNELWSRVTQPSSQDNQVQAHLLLGSRGVDLPQISQKLNSLSARRTFEPLDPVADTDIVSYLRNEKENAILSIIEQVHKDTFELNRVQQLQHMLGEWKQMRYEIMNAMTAPSGELVDLRGMPQRTKLAGSAVSGLSSIEAAYAKEVRNYNDHVLRGITRPNLFKILAKASESFDDKKVADMWKMVKAMVDIPVTPRGDQMKSRSSSQVERKIVSQARKYLENRYTDFMNSIISENLAQAMRGGIPGTLPLVKSFVRVKIQSTLGLEGIQVDGMPLWPLVYYCMRAGDFHAALHCLKQAGSSVDEFRAVVEEAANSSTQRPGSRSESIVKLQYRRHVRSATDPYKRAAYCALVPCDPDDLHSEVMTTADDYLWLRLCQVRDQADSENKLTLDHLQTTILEEYGESYYHAHEQPYLYFSMLFLTGQFEAAIEFLARGAGARLLPHAVHLAAAMHEHNLLGVSQSVLAPLISVDPVDKPPAKRLNFARLILLYVKRFEASDPKESLHYLFLLRTMNDPYDRNMFAASAAEMVVDASPTNRSLLIGRIDMGQRLPGILDEFQINVEDVINISAETLNRKGLLEDAVTMYDLAGNHEKVLSLMCSLLAQVVSQKSTPGSLRSRLQDTANDISFRYQGTAIQAPAESVAAFYTLRDLMVFFDQFHSEQHQNALRTIADSGLLPLHVREVDERVTALRRVSAEITGALADVLLATMTILYKLYQKLRSTEPGDEVAREQQLCDLREQARALTSFAGTIPYRMPNETNSRLVQMEILMH comes from the exons ATGGCAGTCCAGTCGGTTGAAGTCCGTGCTGGTCCGTGCagacgaaatttcaaattcgtaaatGGCGTGTACGGGACTACTCTAACCTCAGTTCGCCGTgttaatttattgttgaaattcTTCAGAATGGGTGATTCAGATTTTAACGAGCTCCTACGGTCGGCTGAGCAATTGTCAGCCGCTGTAGAGGGAAACGGCGAATTACCGCAAGTCGAAAGAAACTTAAGACAGATTTTAGAAGCCTCTAACGAACTTTGGTCCCGCGTCACTCAGCCCAGCAGTCAGGATAATCAAGTACAGGC ACATCTCTTATTGGGTTCGCGTGGTGTTGACCTACCGCAAATatcacaaaaattgaattctctgAGTGCACGGCGCACTTTTGAGCCATTGGATCCCGTCGCAGATACAGACATTGTTAGCTacttgagaaatgaaaaagaaaatgccatTCTTTCTATCATTGAACAAGTACATAAAGAC ACATTCGAGCTAAATAGAGTTCAGCAGCTCCAACACATGCTGGGGGAATGGAAACAAATGCGTTATGAAATAATGAATGCAATGACTGCTCCCTCTGGAGAATTGGTCGACCTAAGGGGCATGCCCCAGCGAACCAAACTTGCAGGTTCCGCTGTAAGCGGTCTGTCCAGCATCGAAGCTGCGTATGCCAAGGAAGTGCGGAATTACAATGACCACGTATTGAGAGGCATAACACGACCAAACTTGTTTAAAATCCTAGCCAAGGCTTCGGAGAGCTTTGATGATAAGAAAGTAGCAGATATGTGGAAAATGGTCAAAGCCATGGTGGATATTCCCGTAACTCCAAGGGGTGATCAAATGAAATCGAGAAGCAGCTCTCAggttgagagaaaaatagtATCCCAGGCACGGAAGTACCTTGAAAATCGTTACACAGACTTCATGAATTCTATTATCAGCGAGAATCTTGCCCAAGCAATGCGCGGCGGCATTCCTGGCACTTTGCCGCTTGTGAAAAGCTTTGTAAGAGTCAAAATACAATCAACGCTCGGCTTAGAGGGGATACAAGTTGATGGCATGCCATTGTGGCCGTTAGTCTACTACTGTATGAGAGCCGGGGATTTCCATGCTGCTTTACATTGTCTCAAACAAGCTGGCTCGAGTGTTGACGAGTTTAGAGCTGTCGTGGAAGAAGCTGCGAACAGTAGTACTCAGCGTCCTGGCAGTAGATCGGAATCTATTGTTAAATTACAGTATCGGCGACACGTCAGGTCAGCTACTGACCCTTATAAAAGAGCCGCTTACTGCGCCCTTGTGCCCTGTGATCCTGATGATTTACATTCCGAAGTTATGACCACTGCTGATGATTATTTGTGGCTACGCTTATGTCAGGTCAGAGATCAGGcagattctgaaaataaacTTACTCTAGATCACCTACAGACGACGATTCTAGAAGAATATG GGGAATCCTATTATCATGCTCATGAGCAGCCTtacctttatttttcaatgctGTTTTTGACTGGTCAATTTGAGGCAGCCATTGAATTTTTGGCTCGAGGTGCGGGTGCTCGATTATTGCCACATGCTGTCCACCTCGCTGCGGCTATGCACGAACATAATTTACTTGGAGTCAGTCAAAGTGTATTGGCGCCTTTAATAAGTGTTGATCCTGTTGACAAGCCCCCTGCGAAAAGGCTCAATTTTGCACGTTTAATTTTGCTGTATGTTAAAAGATTCGAGGCTTCTGATCCAAAGGAGAGTCTGCATTACCTCTTTTTATTGAG GACGATGAACGATCCGTATGATCGGAATATGTTTGCAGCTTCGGCTGCAGAAATGGTTGTAGATGCTTCGCCGACCAATCGAAGCCTGCTGATTGGACGAATAGACATGGGTCAACGGCTTCCAGGAATATTGGATGAGTTCCAAATTAATGTGGAAGATGTGATTAATATCAGCGCCGAAACTTTGAATCGAAAAGGTCTACTTGAAGATGCAGTTACTATGTACGATTTAGCTGGAAATCACGAGAAAGTCTTGAGCCTGATGTGCTCCTTGCTTGCACAAGTGGTGAGTCAGAAAAGTACTCCTGGCTCACTCAGATCTAGGCTTCAAGATACTGCCAACGACATCAGTTTCAG GTACCAAGGGACAGCTATTCAAGCTCCAGCAGAATCTGTAGCTGCTTTTTACACCCTAAGAGATCTTATGGTATTCTTTGACCAATTCCATAGCGAACAGCATCAAAATGCTCTGAGG acCATCGCGGATTCCGGATTATTACCGCTACATGTTAGAGAAGTTGACGAACGTGTTACAGCGCTCCGTCGGGTTTCAGCAGAAATTACTGGTGCTCTAGCTGACGTTCTTCTTGCTACAATGACTATTTTGTATAAGCTGTATCAAAAACTACGCTCAACTGAACCAGGCGACGAGGTTGCGAGGGAACAGCAACTTTGCGATCTCAGAGAACAAGCCAGAGCCTTGACCAGCTTTGCGGGCACGATCCCTTATAGAATGCCGAACGAAACAAACAGTAGACTCGTTCAAATGGAAATACTAATGCATTGA
- the LOC124176148 gene encoding nuclear pore complex protein Nup93-like isoform X2, translated as MAVQSVEVRAGPCRRNFKFVNGVYGTTLTSVRRVNLLLKFFRMGDSDFNELLRSAEQLSAAVEGNGELPQVERNLRQILEASNELWSRVTQPSSQDNQVQAHLLLGSRGVDLPQISQKLNSLSARRTFEPLDPVADTDIVSYLRNEKENAILSIIEQVHKDTFELNRVQQLQHMLGEWKQMRYEIMNAMTAPSGELVDLRGMPQRTKLAGSAVSGLSSIEAAYAKEVRNYNDHVLRGITRPNLFKILAKASESFDDKKVADMWKMVKAMVDIPVTPRGDQMKSRSSSQVERKIVSQARKYLENRYTDFMNSIISENLAQAMRGGIPGTLPLVKSFVRVKIQSTLGLEGIQVDGMPLWPLVYYCMRAGDFHAALHCLKQAGSSVDEFRAVVEEAANSSTQRPGSRSESIVKLQYRRHVRSATDPYKRAAYCALVPCDPDDLHSEVMTTADDYLWLRLCQVRDQADSENKLTLDHLQTTILEEYGESYYHAHEQPYLYFSMLFLTGQFEAAIEFLARGAGARLLPHAVHLAAAMHEHNLLGVSQSVLAPLISVDPVDKPPAKRLNFARLILLYVKRFEASDPKESLHYLFLLRSMNDPYDRNMFAASAAEMVVDASPTNRSLLIGRIDMGQRLPGILDEFQINVEDVINISAETLNRKGLLEDAVTMYDLAGNHEKVLSLMCSLLAQVVSQKSTPGSLRSRLQDTANDISFRYQGTAIQAPAESVAAFYTLRDLMVFFDQFHSEQHQNALRTIADSGLLPLHVREVDERVTALRRVSAEITGALADVLLATMTILYKLYQKLRSTEPGDEVAREQQLCDLREQARALTSFAGTIPYRMPNETNSRLVQMEILMH; from the exons ATGGCAGTCCAGTCGGTTGAAGTCCGTGCTGGTCCGTGCagacgaaatttcaaattcgtaaatGGCGTGTACGGGACTACTCTAACCTCAGTTCGCCGTgttaatttattgttgaaattcTTCAGAATGGGTGATTCAGATTTTAACGAGCTCCTACGGTCGGCTGAGCAATTGTCAGCCGCTGTAGAGGGAAACGGCGAATTACCGCAAGTCGAAAGAAACTTAAGACAGATTTTAGAAGCCTCTAACGAACTTTGGTCCCGCGTCACTCAGCCCAGCAGTCAGGATAATCAAGTACAGGC ACATCTCTTATTGGGTTCGCGTGGTGTTGACCTACCGCAAATatcacaaaaattgaattctctgAGTGCACGGCGCACTTTTGAGCCATTGGATCCCGTCGCAGATACAGACATTGTTAGCTacttgagaaatgaaaaagaaaatgccatTCTTTCTATCATTGAACAAGTACATAAAGAC ACATTCGAGCTAAATAGAGTTCAGCAGCTCCAACACATGCTGGGGGAATGGAAACAAATGCGTTATGAAATAATGAATGCAATGACTGCTCCCTCTGGAGAATTGGTCGACCTAAGGGGCATGCCCCAGCGAACCAAACTTGCAGGTTCCGCTGTAAGCGGTCTGTCCAGCATCGAAGCTGCGTATGCCAAGGAAGTGCGGAATTACAATGACCACGTATTGAGAGGCATAACACGACCAAACTTGTTTAAAATCCTAGCCAAGGCTTCGGAGAGCTTTGATGATAAGAAAGTAGCAGATATGTGGAAAATGGTCAAAGCCATGGTGGATATTCCCGTAACTCCAAGGGGTGATCAAATGAAATCGAGAAGCAGCTCTCAggttgagagaaaaatagtATCCCAGGCACGGAAGTACCTTGAAAATCGTTACACAGACTTCATGAATTCTATTATCAGCGAGAATCTTGCCCAAGCAATGCGCGGCGGCATTCCTGGCACTTTGCCGCTTGTGAAAAGCTTTGTAAGAGTCAAAATACAATCAACGCTCGGCTTAGAGGGGATACAAGTTGATGGCATGCCATTGTGGCCGTTAGTCTACTACTGTATGAGAGCCGGGGATTTCCATGCTGCTTTACATTGTCTCAAACAAGCTGGCTCGAGTGTTGACGAGTTTAGAGCTGTCGTGGAAGAAGCTGCGAACAGTAGTACTCAGCGTCCTGGCAGTAGATCGGAATCTATTGTTAAATTACAGTATCGGCGACACGTCAGGTCAGCTACTGACCCTTATAAAAGAGCCGCTTACTGCGCCCTTGTGCCCTGTGATCCTGATGATTTACATTCCGAAGTTATGACCACTGCTGATGATTATTTGTGGCTACGCTTATGTCAGGTCAGAGATCAGGcagattctgaaaataaacTTACTCTAGATCACCTACAGACGACGATTCTAGAAGAATATG GGGAATCCTATTATCATGCTCATGAGCAGCCTtacctttatttttcaatgctGTTTTTGACTGGTCAATTTGAGGCAGCCATTGAATTTTTGGCTCGAGGTGCGGGTGCTCGATTATTGCCACATGCTGTCCACCTCGCTGCGGCTATGCACGAACATAATTTACTTGGAGTCAGTCAAAGTGTATTGGCGCCTTTAATAAGTGTTGATCCTGTTGACAAGCCCCCTGCGAAAAGGCTCAATTTTGCACGTTTAATTTTGCTGTATGTTAAAAGATTCGAGGCTTCTGATCCAAAGGAGAGTCTGCATTACCTCTTTTTATTGAGGTCa ATGAACGATCCGTATGATCGGAATATGTTTGCAGCTTCGGCTGCAGAAATGGTTGTAGATGCTTCGCCGACCAATCGAAGCCTGCTGATTGGACGAATAGACATGGGTCAACGGCTTCCAGGAATATTGGATGAGTTCCAAATTAATGTGGAAGATGTGATTAATATCAGCGCCGAAACTTTGAATCGAAAAGGTCTACTTGAAGATGCAGTTACTATGTACGATTTAGCTGGAAATCACGAGAAAGTCTTGAGCCTGATGTGCTCCTTGCTTGCACAAGTGGTGAGTCAGAAAAGTACTCCTGGCTCACTCAGATCTAGGCTTCAAGATACTGCCAACGACATCAGTTTCAG GTACCAAGGGACAGCTATTCAAGCTCCAGCAGAATCTGTAGCTGCTTTTTACACCCTAAGAGATCTTATGGTATTCTTTGACCAATTCCATAGCGAACAGCATCAAAATGCTCTGAGG acCATCGCGGATTCCGGATTATTACCGCTACATGTTAGAGAAGTTGACGAACGTGTTACAGCGCTCCGTCGGGTTTCAGCAGAAATTACTGGTGCTCTAGCTGACGTTCTTCTTGCTACAATGACTATTTTGTATAAGCTGTATCAAAAACTACGCTCAACTGAACCAGGCGACGAGGTTGCGAGGGAACAGCAACTTTGCGATCTCAGAGAACAAGCCAGAGCCTTGACCAGCTTTGCGGGCACGATCCCTTATAGAATGCCGAACGAAACAAACAGTAGACTCGTTCAAATGGAAATACTAATGCATTGA